Genomic DNA from Peribacillus simplex:
TCTTCGTATTTTGTAAATAAAATTAGTTGTTTTAACAGTGCTTTTTCATCTACCCTAATACATTGAAAAAATTTCAAAAAACCTCTACAAAAGAGTCTTCCAAAATAATATATCTCAATTAACCGCTTGCTTCCTTCAGAATTCCGCGTCAACACGGAAAGTATCCGCTAATAATGCCTTAACTGTTAGAGATGTGCACCCTATGGACCGCACCGCCGTACGCACAGAAAAACCTCATCATAAAAAGTAGATGAGGCAACTTCTAATTATTTTGTTATTTCCCAAAATCAAAATAATTCCGCTTTAACAACCGCTTCATCTTCAATAACGCGTCATAAGTCGTCTGTTTCCCTAACTGTTTAGTATCAATTAAAAACAGCTGGTCTTCAATCTCTTTAGTCGTTTCATCACTTTGAAAAAAAGCATCGCAACTCTGACAATGAGATGAAGGAGTTTCCGTAATTTCTACCGCCCTCGTACCATCCGGCAGTTCCCAATACACGGTCCCCTTTACTGATGCAAGCTTCCCTTTCTCACACCATGGACACGTCTCCATGCTATTCATCCCCCTTTTGAGTGCCCTTTTTTTGCTGTGCCTGGAATTTCTTTTCTTTTAACAGATCTCGTTTTTCACGCTGGTTCTTCAATGAAGCATGCTCTGGGTTGGTCACGTATTTTTCCCGTCTATTCATTCGCCTCAGCCCTTCAGGCACTAAATTGAATTGCTTGTCGTTCATTAAACCCGATACACCTATATCTGACTGTTTTTCTTCCATATCAGGATATACTCCTTTGAAATAATCATCTGCAAGTCCTGGTGTATATTTCTCAGGTTCAGGATATGTGGTTATCACACCTTCAAAATTGCGCAGCACCGTTTTTGTTGGGGATTGTGAAAGGATATAATTCGGCTGCAGTGTGATCTTCCCTCCCCCTCCTGGAGCATCGACGACGAAGGTAGGTACAGCATAACCGGATGTATGGCCTCGGAGCCCCTCGATGATTTCAATCCCCTTTGAAATGGGTGCCCTGAAATGACCGATGCCTTCCGAGAGATCGCACTGATAAATATAGTAAGGGCGGACACGGATCTTAACCAGATCATGCATCAGCTTTTTCATGATGGCGACACTGTCATTTATCCCCGCTAAAATAACTGCCTGGTTGCCTACAGGTACACCTGCATCGGTAAGCATCTCACATGCTTTCTTTGACTCTTCGGTAATTTCTATCGAGGTATTGAAATGAGTATTCAGCCAAACTGGATGATATTTTTTTAAAATGGCACATAAATTTTCAGTGATTCTTTGGGGAAAAACAACCGGAGCCCGCGTACCTATCCTGATTATTTCAACATGAGGAATTTCCCTTAAGTTTTTGAGGATATATTCAAGGATTGTGTCATTGATCAATAATCCGTCACCGCCGGAAATAAGGACATCCCGAACTGCCGGCGTGTCACGTATATAACCGATTGCAGCGTCCAATTGTTTTTTTGGCACTCCCATGCCAATTTGGCCTGAAAAGCGTCTTCGCGTACAA
This window encodes:
- the ablA gene encoding lysine 2,3-aminomutase — its product is MLFDLYKPDRNWKDIELWKDVTEEQWNNWLWQLTNTIRTVDDLKKVINLTPDEEEGVRISTKTIPLNITPYYASLMNKDDPRCPIRMQSVPISEEMHKTKYDMEDPLHEDEDSPVPGLTHRYPDRVLFLVTNQCSMYCRYCTRRRFSGQIGMGVPKKQLDAAIGYIRDTPAVRDVLISGGDGLLINDTILEYILKNLREIPHVEIIRIGTRAPVVFPQRITENLCAILKKYHPVWLNTHFNTSIEITEESKKACEMLTDAGVPVGNQAVILAGINDSVAIMKKLMHDLVKIRVRPYYIYQCDLSEGIGHFRAPISKGIEIIEGLRGHTSGYAVPTFVVDAPGGGGKITLQPNYILSQSPTKTVLRNFEGVITTYPEPEKYTPGLADDYFKGVYPDMEEKQSDIGVSGLMNDKQFNLVPEGLRRMNRREKYVTNPEHASLKNQREKRDLLKEKKFQAQQKKGTQKGDE
- a CDS encoding YokU family protein, producing METCPWCEKGKLASVKGTVYWELPDGTRAVEITETPSSHCQSCDAFFQSDETTKEIEDQLFLIDTKQLGKQTTYDALLKMKRLLKRNYFDFGK